The Delphinus delphis chromosome 2, mDelDel1.2, whole genome shotgun sequence genome contains a region encoding:
- the GPR132 gene encoding probable G-protein coupled receptor 132 — translation MGQPEVRAAGVLDAGSPPVLLRNATPVASPLPGALSTGVSSQNCTSKVPFNDSRVFLVTVYSTVCMLGLPANCLTAWLTLLQARQGHVLAVYLFCLALCELLYISTLPLWVVYIQNGHCWLLGPWACKVTAYVFFCNLYVSILFLCCISCDRFLAVVYALETRGRRHQKTAILVSVSVFVLVGLVHYPVFRMEEEGTCFEKLPMDREIAGYYYTRFAVGFAIPLSVIAFTNERICRSIKMSAGLSAAQKAKVKRLAVAVVAIFLLCFTPYHLVLLAKAIAFSYYKGDTGLVSAFEIKLYTVSVVSLSLATVNSVADPIIYVLATEASRQEVSRIHKGWKKWSMKTDVAKLTYSKDSQEAQSPT, via the exons ATGGGGCAACCGGAGGTGAGGGCAGCGGGCGTGCTGGACGCGGGCTCGCCCCCTGTGCTTTTGC GAAACGCCACGCCGGTGGCCAGCCCTCTGCCAGGGGCCCTGTCGACTGGCGTATCTTCCCAGAACTGCACGTCGAAGGTGCCCTTCAACGACAGCAGGGTGTTCCTGGTGACTGTGTACAGCACCGTGTGCATGCTGGGCCTGCCAGCCAACTGCCTGACGGCCTGGCTGACGCTGTTGCAGGCGCGCCAGGGCCACGTGCTGGCCGTCTACCTCTTCTGCCTGGCGCTGTGCGAGCTGCTGTACATCAGCACCCTGCCGCTCTGGGTCGTCTACATCCAGAACGGGCACTGCTGGCTCCTGGGCCCATGGGCCTGCAAGGTGACCGCCTATGTCTTTTTCTGCAACCTCTACGTCAGCATCCTCTTCCTGTGCTGCATCTCCTGCGACCGCTTCCTGGCAGTGGTGTACGCGCTGGAGACGCGAGGCCGCCGCCACCAGAAGACGGCCATCCTCGTCTCCGTGTCTGTCTTCGTTCTCGTGGGGCTCGTCCACTACCCGGTGTTTCGGATGGAGGAGGAGGGAACCTGCTTTGAGAAGCTGCCGATGGACCGCGAGATCGCCGGGTACTACTACACGCGCTTCGCCGTGGGCTTCGCCATCCCTCTGTCCGTCATCGCCTTCACCAACGAGCGCATCTGCAGGAGCATCAAGATGAGCGCCGGCCTGAGCGCCGCCCAGAAGGCCAAGGTGAAGCGCCTGGCCGTCGCGGTCGTGGCCATCTTCCTGCTCTGCTTCACTCCCTACCACCTGGTGCTCCTGGCCAAAGCCATAGCCTTTTCCTACTACAAAGGAGACACGGGCCTTGTGAGCGCCTTCGAAATCAAACTGTACACGGTCTCCGTGGTGTCCCTGAGCCTGGCCACGGTGAACAGCGTGGCTGACCCCATCATATACGTGCTGGCCACAGAAGCTTCACGCCAAGAAGTGTCCAGAATCCACAAGGGGTGGAAAAAGTGGTCCATGAAGACAGACGTCGCCAAGCTCACGTATTCGAAGGATTCGCAGGAGGCACAATCGCCCACATAG